In Alteromonas mediterranea DE, a single genomic region encodes these proteins:
- a CDS encoding zinc-binding dehydrogenase: protein MVHRAGVSKGEHVLVTGASGGVGSAVVQLAKRRGAQVTAVVGKNKMDVLMEIGADRVIERNSDLVEVLGEKSVDVVVDNVAGEGFTQMSVVMKRGGRYASSGAIAGPIVTLDMRSFYLKDLTFIGCTAWDEPVFPNLVSYIERGEIKPMLARTYPLEDIVTAQKDFSEKKHVGKIVLLPPEQTPPQQDFIDSLKQ from the coding sequence ATGGTTCACCGAGCCGGCGTATCTAAAGGGGAGCATGTTTTGGTGACTGGGGCTTCCGGCGGTGTAGGTTCTGCTGTTGTGCAGTTAGCTAAACGCCGTGGTGCACAAGTTACTGCCGTTGTAGGCAAAAATAAAATGGACGTGCTTATGGAAATAGGTGCAGATCGCGTTATCGAACGTAACAGTGACCTAGTTGAAGTGTTAGGAGAAAAGTCCGTAGATGTAGTTGTCGATAACGTTGCAGGTGAAGGATTCACTCAAATGTCAGTGGTAATGAAACGCGGTGGTCGCTACGCTTCTTCCGGCGCCATCGCAGGGCCAATAGTCACGCTTGATATGCGCAGCTTTTATTTGAAAGATCTTACCTTTATTGGTTGTACTGCGTGGGACGAGCCGGTTTTCCCGAATCTTGTTTCATATATAGAACGCGGTGAAATAAAACCTATGTTAGCGAGAACTTACCCGCTAGAAGATATCGTAACAGCACAAAAAGATTTCTCTGAGAAAAAGCACGTGGGTAAAATTGTGTTGCTGCCTCCTGAGCAAACGCCACCGCAACAGGATTTTATCGATAGCTTGAAACAATGA
- a CDS encoding IS110 family transposase yields the protein MHNIITGVDLAKEEIQVCVCKRNKVQSNQAMTPIEFGSWLASSKPMTIVFEACSTSNYWKQKALEYGHDARLISAKLVASVRQNQKTDKNDALAVAQAAQLTDVSFINGKSKEQQELQTLVRLRELAVKHKVAMQQQIKSLLLEFNIRISPSQGGLSGVVEGVLEDAENGFSMVFRQALSTSWQQLQRGIESIKQYDLYLEKAANGHEICKSLQALEGVGPLNAVNLYMALGCGEMGQFEKGRDASACIGLTPIQHSSGGKVKLGSVGKYVKNNMLRSCLVSGAMSAVNQAMRRPAKTKKEMWIQQMVERRGKRCTAVALANKTVRTAFAMLTNGTEYKAELLAA from the coding sequence ATGCACAATATAATCACAGGTGTTGATTTAGCGAAAGAAGAAATTCAGGTTTGCGTTTGTAAACGCAACAAGGTGCAGTCTAATCAGGCGATGACACCGATAGAATTTGGTTCTTGGCTAGCGTCGTCAAAACCAATGACAATTGTTTTTGAAGCATGTAGTACATCAAACTACTGGAAGCAAAAAGCGTTGGAATATGGGCATGATGCTCGATTAATTTCAGCAAAATTGGTTGCTAGTGTTAGGCAAAATCAGAAAACAGATAAAAACGACGCCTTAGCGGTTGCGCAAGCTGCTCAACTCACCGATGTTTCGTTTATTAACGGCAAATCAAAAGAGCAGCAAGAGCTACAAACCTTGGTTCGTCTGCGAGAGTTGGCCGTTAAGCATAAAGTCGCAATGCAGCAACAAATTAAATCTTTATTGCTAGAGTTTAATATCCGAATCTCGCCTAGTCAGGGAGGGTTAAGTGGCGTTGTTGAAGGCGTACTGGAAGATGCTGAAAATGGCTTTTCCATGGTTTTTAGGCAAGCTCTCAGTACTAGCTGGCAACAACTCCAGCGTGGTATTGAGTCGATAAAGCAGTACGATTTATATTTAGAAAAAGCAGCAAACGGCCACGAAATATGTAAATCGCTACAGGCCCTAGAAGGTGTAGGTCCGTTAAACGCTGTGAATCTTTATATGGCACTGGGCTGTGGAGAGATGGGGCAATTTGAAAAAGGTCGCGATGCATCTGCCTGTATTGGTTTAACGCCTATTCAACATTCGTCGGGCGGTAAAGTAAAATTGGGCTCGGTGGGCAAGTACGTTAAAAATAATATGCTACGAAGTTGCTTAGTTAGCGGTGCAATGTCAGCAGTTAATCAGGCGATGAGACGACCAGCAAAAACCAAAAAAGAGATGTGGATCCAGCAGATGGTTGAACGCAGAGGTAAGCGCTGTACAGCGGTCGCGCTAGCAAATAAAACAGTAAGAACGGCATTCGCGATGCTTACAAATGGCACAGAATACAAAGCAGAACTACTCGCTGCTTAA